A genomic window from Paenibacillus sp. FSL K6-0276 includes:
- a CDS encoding histidine phosphatase family protein, producing the protein MATFIYMVRHGESPKLLGGTERTRGLTAKGEADARKISEKLRLEGIQAFYSSPYLRAIHTISGLAQELGAEIQSVEDLREIHFSDGNKIMSDQELYPLLTTMFADPNFVPVGGESIHACQKRSVSVLTEILNKHSSQKVAIGTHGAVMTLMMNYFDAKYDLNFLLQTTKPDIYKMEFAGGTLMGVERL; encoded by the coding sequence ATGGCTACTTTTATTTATATGGTAAGGCACGGAGAGTCGCCAAAGCTACTCGGAGGAACTGAGAGGACACGTGGATTAACAGCGAAGGGGGAGGCGGATGCCCGTAAGATATCGGAAAAATTACGTCTCGAAGGAATTCAAGCCTTTTATTCAAGTCCATACCTTCGGGCTATACATACGATTTCTGGATTGGCGCAGGAGTTAGGGGCAGAGATTCAAAGTGTTGAAGATCTCCGAGAAATCCATTTTTCGGACGGAAATAAGATCATGTCTGACCAGGAGTTATATCCATTACTGACAACAATGTTTGCTGATCCGAATTTTGTTCCGGTTGGTGGGGAATCCATTCATGCGTGTCAGAAGCGATCAGTTAGCGTGCTGACAGAAATACTGAACAAACACAGTAGTCAAAAGGTTGCGATTGGAACTCACGGGGCAGTCATGACGCTTATGATGAATTATTTTGACGCCAAATATGATCTGAATTTTCTACTTCAAACCACAAAGCCGGATATTTATAAAATGGAGTTCGCAGGCGGAACTTTAATGGGTGTAGAGAGGTTATGA
- a CDS encoding TatD family hydrolase — translation MIDAHIHLEQYEYEAMEQMLSGLPNMGIEALIAVSMNLDSCVRTQSLAATYPGVVRPAYGFHPEQPLPQEDELSTLLEWIESQAREDFIAVGEIGLPYYSRAEALERGEAFDMEPYIQLLDHLLGLAARLDKPVVLHAVYEDALIACDLLEKHNIKRAHFHWFKGPEEAIARMIKNGYYISFTPDVQYEPEIQEIARRYPPELVMVETDGPWPFEGPFAGRVTHPSMIRDVAAAWGALHGYTPCQAEEILTANTKRFYSL, via the coding sequence ATGATTGATGCACATATACATTTAGAGCAATATGAGTACGAAGCTATGGAACAGATGCTGAGTGGGCTGCCTAACATGGGAATTGAAGCGCTGATCGCCGTCTCCATGAATTTAGATTCTTGCGTTCGCACCCAAAGTCTTGCAGCTACATATCCCGGTGTGGTCCGCCCAGCTTATGGATTTCATCCCGAGCAGCCACTACCACAGGAAGATGAGCTATCCACTCTATTGGAATGGATTGAGAGTCAAGCTCGGGAGGATTTTATCGCTGTGGGTGAAATTGGATTGCCTTATTATTCGCGTGCTGAAGCACTAGAGCGTGGCGAAGCCTTTGATATGGAGCCTTATATTCAGCTTCTTGACCATCTGCTAGGACTTGCCGCCCGTCTGGATAAACCAGTTGTGCTACATGCTGTTTATGAGGATGCGCTAATTGCCTGTGATCTACTAGAGAAACACAATATTAAGCGTGCTCACTTCCACTGGTTTAAGGGCCCTGAAGAAGCCATTGCCCGTATGATTAAGAATGGTTACTATATCTCTTTCACTCCTGATGTCCAATATGAGCCGGAGATTCAGGAGATTGCCCGCCGCTATCCGCCAGAGCTTGTCATGGTGGAAACCGATGGTCCTTGGCCGTTTGAAGGGCCTTTTGCGGGTAGAGTCACTCACCCATCTATGATTCGAGACGTCGCCGCCGCTTGGGGAGCGCTCCATGGCTACACCCCTTGCCAAGCGGAAGAGATACTGACTGCGAATACTAAGCGATTCTATAGCTTGTAG
- a CDS encoding stalk domain-containing protein, with amino-acid sequence MNKIIVIGASTLFLAGCGASASIDMDTLMAINQTQTTEAPLKLIVDGEAVLPSLPPFFSGDKVYVPAKVLKEYYSSEQKWDNTSKTLTISDGSSRYVLKPDNEYMQGDGYQNALGGPAILRNGNFYIPADSLNSLSGADVKLNASQTAVMITSGSVSTTVRKPNQALAIAEENDKVKLYTVLKDGDTYRGFIVEVNGTKHTFNWKSPRLLNDPPQIHYADIDKDGQEEVIVILPLGTGTGMSMQEIHVVKPNSWKEVTIPSAEKAATALVSSTISKEKGDLLIKIQMKGPTPSMVTLRLPDRAKDGNFDEQAGIGAVTYYMVEAGKLKAETNVYIGFLESIGTLTLVYKTGNDGMEPESIHFDPHEEYASYIEGKQL; translated from the coding sequence ATGAATAAAATCATCGTAATCGGAGCTAGCACGCTCTTTTTGGCCGGATGCGGAGCATCGGCATCTATAGATATGGATACATTAATGGCTATTAACCAAACACAAACTACTGAAGCACCACTGAAGCTAATCGTTGACGGCGAAGCCGTTCTTCCCTCTCTCCCGCCTTTTTTCTCAGGTGATAAGGTCTATGTACCTGCAAAAGTACTAAAGGAGTACTACTCGTCAGAACAAAAATGGGATAATACCTCGAAGACCTTAACCATCTCTGATGGAAGTAGTAGATATGTTCTGAAGCCGGACAATGAGTATATGCAAGGTGACGGATATCAAAATGCGCTGGGGGGACCTGCGATTCTACGAAACGGCAATTTCTATATTCCGGCCGATTCATTAAACAGTCTCTCCGGAGCGGATGTGAAGCTGAATGCTTCGCAAACCGCAGTTATGATTACATCAGGCAGCGTAAGCACTACCGTGCGTAAGCCTAATCAAGCGCTCGCTATCGCTGAAGAGAACGATAAAGTTAAGTTATATACAGTCCTTAAAGATGGTGATACCTACAGAGGATTTATTGTAGAGGTCAATGGGACAAAGCATACTTTTAATTGGAAATCACCCAGATTACTAAATGATCCTCCTCAGATTCATTATGCTGACATAGATAAGGATGGGCAGGAAGAAGTCATTGTCATACTGCCGCTCGGAACAGGTACGGGGATGTCCATGCAGGAGATTCACGTTGTTAAGCCTAATTCGTGGAAAGAAGTTACTATCCCATCAGCAGAAAAAGCTGCTACTGCGCTTGTCTCGTCAACGATTTCCAAAGAAAAAGGAGATCTCCTGATTAAGATCCAGATGAAAGGCCCAACTCCATCCATGGTCACTTTGCGACTTCCGGATCGTGCGAAGGACGGCAATTTCGATGAACAAGCAGGCATTGGTGCTGTTACTTACTACATGGTGGAGGCTGGAAAGCTGAAGGCGGAAACTAATGTTTATATTGGATTTTTGGAGAGTATTGGCACGCTAACGCTTGTATACAAAACGGGAAATGATGGAATGGAACCTGAATCTATTCACTTTGATCCTCATGAGGAGTATGCCTCTTACATAGAGGGTAAGCAGCTATGA
- a CDS encoding IS30 family transposase has protein sequence MGYTHLSITERSKLEVLYGLGWSSRAIGAELGRHHSVIARERKRGGKGNTYLAETAQIAYSERRQGSKSTGRFTAELAGEINEKLRLTWSPEQIAEQRRASGQPFVCFKTIYRWLYAGRLVAGEVKVLRHKGKRRKPLETRGRFLVGKTISQRPKGVRKRDSFGHWELDTVVSSRGKSRACAATFIERKTRMYLAVKMPDRTAHSMEIAFGVVASQYPQETFRTATADRGKEFACYSALEAFHGLDVYFADPYSSWQRGSNENGNGLLREFFPKGHDFAQVSDEELAHALDLINHRPRKCLGWKSAHESFMSEVSHLA, from the coding sequence ATGGGTTACACTCATCTTAGCATAACGGAGCGAAGCAAACTAGAAGTACTATACGGATTGGGATGGTCTAGTCGAGCGATTGGGGCAGAACTTGGACGTCATCACTCCGTCATTGCCAGAGAACGGAAGCGAGGAGGCAAGGGAAATACCTATCTTGCTGAGACCGCTCAGATCGCGTATAGCGAACGTCGACAAGGGAGTAAGTCGACAGGTCGTTTCACCGCGGAACTGGCCGGAGAGATCAATGAGAAACTCCGACTTACCTGGTCGCCCGAGCAGATTGCTGAACAGCGTAGAGCCAGTGGTCAACCCTTCGTATGCTTCAAGACGATCTACCGTTGGCTATATGCAGGTCGTCTGGTTGCAGGCGAAGTAAAGGTGCTACGGCATAAGGGTAAACGACGTAAACCACTGGAGACACGTGGTCGATTCCTCGTGGGGAAAACCATTAGTCAACGGCCAAAGGGAGTACGAAAGAGAGATTCCTTCGGGCACTGGGAACTAGATACGGTGGTTTCCAGCCGAGGAAAAAGCCGTGCTTGTGCCGCGACCTTTATCGAGCGCAAGACACGGATGTATCTGGCCGTAAAGATGCCCGACCGTACCGCTCATTCGATGGAGATCGCCTTTGGTGTTGTGGCTAGCCAGTATCCGCAAGAAACTTTCCGAACGGCTACTGCGGATCGAGGAAAGGAATTCGCCTGCTATAGCGCTCTGGAAGCCTTTCATGGACTGGATGTCTACTTTGCTGATCCCTACTCGTCCTGGCAACGAGGGTCTAACGAGAATGGCAACGGACTCCTTCGAGAGTTCTTTCCCAAAGGCCATGATTTTGCACAAGTTTCAGATGAGGAGCTTGCCCACGCCCTAGATCTCATCAACCACCGCCCCCGGAAATGTCTGGGGTGGAAGTCTGCTCACGAATCTTTCATGTCCGAAGTGTCGCACTTAGCTTGA
- a CDS encoding MarR family transcriptional regulator codes for MSTEQDKQYAIHKVMESMANVQQKSQFFIDMITKQETLTHNQILLLFQLRLTGSLNITDISERFVITPGAASSMCDKMEKAGLIERVRTKEDRRVVNIVLTEQGDRRIRHIFEAFPTSDLDKISETLEQINDLMDKMMN; via the coding sequence ATGAGCACAGAGCAAGATAAACAATATGCTATCCATAAGGTTATGGAATCCATGGCAAATGTGCAGCAGAAATCCCAGTTTTTCATTGATATGATCACCAAACAGGAAACCCTGACTCACAATCAGATTCTGCTGCTGTTCCAACTCCGGCTTACAGGAAGCTTGAACATTACTGACATCTCCGAACGATTCGTTATTACACCGGGAGCCGCTTCCTCTATGTGCGATAAGATGGAAAAAGCCGGTCTTATCGAACGGGTTCGGACTAAGGAAGACCGCAGAGTCGTAAACATTGTCCTTACAGAACAAGGCGATCGGCGGATCCGTCATATTTTCGAGGCTTTTCCTACCTCAGATCTGGATAAAATCTCCGAAACCTTAGAACAAATAAATGACCTAATGGATAAAATGATGAACTAG
- a CDS encoding DUF4367 domain-containing protein — protein sequence MPDGYAFDHAEFYKDDNGEVINSKYIDLYFINEATDEIITMQQRHADEETAYEMSTNGTIENAKINGVDAVLNNGKAVDWEANGVLYGVTSASLDKDDLIKVAESIH from the coding sequence CTGCCGGATGGTTATGCATTTGATCACGCAGAGTTTTATAAGGACGATAACGGTGAAGTAATTAATAGTAAATATATTGATTTATATTTTATAAATGAAGCCACAGATGAGATTATTACTATGCAGCAGCGGCATGCTGATGAGGAAACGGCGTATGAAATGTCGACAAACGGTACAATAGAAAACGCGAAAATAAACGGAGTTGACGCTGTATTGAATAATGGCAAAGCTGTAGACTGGGAAGCTAATGGTGTGTTATACGGTGTAACATCAGCTAGCTTGGATAAGGATGATTTGATCAAAGTAGCAGAGTCTATCCACTAA
- a CDS encoding sigma-70 family RNA polymerase sigma factor: MKHPIKNSKLITLAQAGSREAFSELYDATIRDVYQTVHFLVREPFDVDDIVQDIYFQMHRSLERFDVDRPFRPWLMGLVMRQIYAYRRKRWTHLRILKKAEHADLIMEHEFTNDVVDRLSNRRLLASVDRLPFKLKQVIILHYLNEYSQEESAAILGIPLGTVKSRIHAALHKLRQKPDNHTLFKGKVEDLHEFQ, from the coding sequence ATGAAACATCCAATTAAAAATTCTAAGCTCATTACGCTTGCGCAAGCCGGCAGTCGTGAAGCGTTCAGTGAGTTATATGATGCAACGATCCGGGATGTGTATCAAACCGTTCATTTCCTCGTTCGTGAACCATTCGATGTGGATGATATTGTTCAAGATATTTATTTTCAGATGCACCGGTCTCTTGAAAGATTCGACGTGGACCGCCCCTTTAGGCCTTGGCTTATGGGATTGGTTATGCGGCAAATTTATGCCTATCGGAGGAAGAGATGGACGCATCTCCGAATCCTCAAAAAGGCAGAACATGCTGATCTGATCATGGAACACGAATTTACGAATGATGTCGTGGACAGGTTATCTAACCGTCGCCTGCTAGCAAGTGTAGATCGTCTTCCATTTAAGCTGAAGCAGGTGATTATTCTGCATTATTTAAACGAATATTCGCAGGAAGAAAGTGCTGCGATACTGGGTATCCCTCTCGGAACGGTGAAATCCCGTATTCATGCTGCACTGCACAAGCTTCGTCAAAAGCCAGACAATCATACTCTTTTTAAGGGAAAGGTGGAGGACCTGCATGAATTTCAATGA
- a CDS encoding DUF3600 domain-containing protein translates to MNFNEELRTVLQGEARNLSAPPELKEQILNRTVAKQGGRRMKKWLVASIMAAALLIPTGVYAGYHYLADTMYGSQATAATIGVTQKQYDRLEAKLQNAKQSFNEEEFTRLMSLLKELGVYNLQMADAEGVFHLEQLSAKDQKAYKDLQAELKPYFQQMNEVKTPKASAQSIDRNTFWNNLLEKAKQNLSEEEFQEIERLINELQSYDAKVFDSDGSVHMERLSKEEIQNQEKLMEALDPYVKKIDLMVKPSS, encoded by the coding sequence ATGAATTTCAATGAAGAGTTACGGACAGTTCTGCAGGGAGAGGCGAGAAACCTAAGTGCCCCACCGGAACTGAAGGAGCAAATACTAAATAGGACCGTAGCCAAACAAGGGGGAAGACGTATGAAGAAATGGCTCGTGGCAAGTATTATGGCGGCTGCACTATTAATTCCTACTGGAGTTTATGCCGGATATCATTATTTGGCAGACACCATGTATGGTTCGCAGGCAACCGCTGCTACGATTGGAGTCACCCAGAAACAATATGATAGGCTTGAGGCCAAACTGCAAAACGCGAAGCAAAGCTTTAACGAAGAGGAATTTACAAGGTTGATGTCCTTACTGAAGGAATTGGGTGTTTACAATCTGCAAATGGCCGATGCTGAAGGAGTCTTTCACTTAGAGCAGTTAAGTGCAAAGGATCAGAAGGCATATAAAGACTTACAAGCGGAGCTTAAACCTTATTTCCAACAAATGAATGAAGTGAAAACTCCTAAGGCATCAGCACAATCCATCGATAGAAATACTTTCTGGAATAACCTGCTTGAAAAAGCAAAGCAAAACCTTAGCGAAGAGGAGTTTCAGGAGATCGAACGATTAATAAATGAGTTACAAAGCTATGATGCCAAGGTATTTGATTCAGATGGCAGTGTTCATATGGAACGGCTTTCGAAAGAGGAGATACAAAACCAAGAGAAGTTAATGGAAGCGCTCGACCCTTATGTTAAAAAGATAGATTTAATGGTTAAGCCTAGCTCTTAG
- a CDS encoding helix-turn-helix transcriptional regulator: MKQMTIRAELADYLKKHGTTINQFAEVSKVNSGTISNIINGNRPIAMQQLDRITEGMGLEEGSYYDLYVDECFVHSNPNWRRLRPFLSRCAELDKLECIARVVGIMMDSLSYMPSLFDTAEDFFVQGKHEAAAMLYQSVAESEKYQHSERLALCQYRLFTIALGEDQDANLRAAVQFEGFVNRLDEVDQLNALKDLANTYSALISFQI; encoded by the coding sequence ATGAAGCAGATGACCATTCGTGCAGAACTGGCGGACTATCTCAAGAAGCATGGGACAACGATCAATCAGTTCGCAGAGGTGTCTAAAGTAAATTCAGGCACGATCAGTAATATCATCAATGGGAATCGTCCTATAGCCATGCAGCAATTAGATCGGATTACAGAAGGTATGGGATTAGAAGAAGGAAGCTACTATGATCTGTATGTGGATGAGTGTTTTGTACACTCCAATCCGAATTGGAGGCGACTTCGGCCATTTCTATCTCGCTGTGCAGAACTAGACAAGCTAGAATGTATTGCGCGGGTAGTTGGGATCATGATGGACAGCTTATCTTATATGCCTTCGTTATTCGATACTGCGGAAGATTTTTTTGTGCAAGGGAAGCATGAAGCAGCAGCGATGTTATATCAGAGTGTGGCAGAGAGTGAGAAGTATCAGCATTCAGAGCGGTTGGCTCTTTGCCAATACAGGTTGTTCACGATCGCTTTGGGTGAGGATCAGGATGCTAATTTGCGAGCGGCTGTGCAATTTGAAGGATTTGTTAATCGGCTTGATGAGGTGGACCAACTCAATGCGCTGAAAGATTTGGCGAATACATATAGTGCTTTGATATCATTCCAAATATGA
- a CDS encoding aspartyl-phosphate phosphatase Spo0E family protein, which produces MNNPEIIKKRIEGARAKLYLMEREYGGLLHPNVIRQSMRLDELINQYNKAIHSDNEN; this is translated from the coding sequence ATGAATAATCCAGAAATTATCAAAAAAAGAATAGAGGGTGCTAGAGCCAAACTTTATTTGATGGAAAGGGAATACGGAGGATTGTTACATCCAAATGTGATCAGACAGTCGATGAGGTTGGATGAATTAATCAATCAGTACAATAAAGCCATACATAGTGATAACGAGAATTGA
- a CDS encoding outer membrane lipoprotein carrier protein LolA, producing MRRTIWVLAIIMSVALVMTGCGKKDAASVVKDLNNVADKLESKQGTYQASGTMTLFTGEQPQEYKVEVWYKNPSYYRISLANVQKDITQIVLRNDEGVFVLTPSMNKSFRFQSDWPDNQGQVYLYQTLVRGIVSDNNRQFVEDGDNYVFEVAANYQSNALVRQKIWLDKKTYEPKQVQVSDSEAKVVVDVKFNTFKFDTDFTKDSFDMQKNMTTGAASESTVAEVDENGNPVVVPEGQEQEGQPVAAELGDFGIIEPGYVPAGVELKDSHKMEGNKDHAVLIRYDGVYQYTIMEARPLDRAVALAPGTLIDLGFTAGLLSGDEQQTLTWMSEGIEYRITSANLPVNEMMQIAASMEAQSGK from the coding sequence ATGCGCCGGACAATATGGGTACTCGCGATCATTATGAGCGTGGCCCTGGTGATGACGGGGTGCGGGAAGAAGGATGCCGCTTCCGTGGTCAAGGATTTGAACAATGTGGCCGACAAGTTGGAGAGTAAGCAGGGAACGTACCAAGCTTCAGGCACTATGACCCTGTTCACCGGCGAACAGCCGCAGGAGTATAAGGTAGAGGTATGGTACAAGAATCCTTCTTACTACCGGATCAGCTTGGCGAATGTTCAGAAGGATATTACGCAGATCGTGCTTCGTAATGATGAAGGAGTGTTCGTCCTCACACCAAGTATGAATAAGAGCTTCCGCTTCCAGAGTGATTGGCCGGACAATCAAGGTCAGGTTTATTTGTACCAGACGCTAGTTCGGGGCATTGTCTCAGATAACAATCGTCAATTTGTGGAAGATGGAGATAACTATGTGTTCGAAGTAGCCGCGAATTATCAAAGCAATGCCCTTGTGCGGCAGAAGATTTGGCTGGATAAAAAGACTTATGAGCCTAAACAGGTTCAAGTCTCTGATTCTGAAGCCAAGGTAGTTGTGGATGTGAAGTTTAACACCTTTAAATTCGATACGGATTTCACTAAGGATTCTTTTGATATGCAAAAGAATATGACCACAGGTGCTGCTTCAGAAAGCACAGTAGCTGAGGTTGATGAAAATGGAAATCCAGTTGTAGTTCCGGAGGGTCAGGAGCAGGAGGGGCAACCTGTCGCTGCTGAACTTGGTGACTTTGGGATCATTGAACCGGGGTATGTTCCGGCAGGTGTTGAGTTGAAGGACTCCCATAAAATGGAGGGCAACAAAGATCATGCCGTTCTCATCCGGTATGATGGGGTTTATCAATACACCATTATGGAAGCCCGTCCATTGGACCGTGCAGTAGCATTGGCTCCTGGAACACTGATAGATCTTGGTTTTACCGCAGGACTTCTGAGTGGTGATGAGCAGCAGACTTTGACTTGGATGTCTGAGGGTATAGAGTACAGGATTACAAGTGCTAATCTTCCTGTTAACGAAATGATGCAAATTGCCGCTTCTATGGAGGCACAATCGGGTAAATAA